From Cannabis sativa cultivar Pink pepper isolate KNU-18-1 chromosome 8, ASM2916894v1, whole genome shotgun sequence, a single genomic window includes:
- the LOC115698489 gene encoding uncharacterized protein LOC115698489, translating to MKFTDSPVIELPVHNAILSIQQDNGSFHVGTSVWPCSLVLVKFAERWAPLPGPNLRPTTTPNPYAQLLDFGSKRGVELGAGCGAAGMGFYLLGLTDVILTDISPVMPALKRNLKNNKSVLAKTLKHSVLYWNNADQIKSLKPPYDFVLATDVVYIEESVGPLISAMEALVSDDGVILLGYQLRSPEAHKLFWEMSEKVFEIEKVPHEDLHPEYAYEEADVYIFRKKKKEEEKMEDIP from the coding sequence ATGAAGTTCACAGACTCGCCGGTGATAGAGCTCCCGGTGCACAACGCCATTCTCTCTATACAGCAAGACAACGGCTCCTTCCACGTCGGCACCTCCGTCTGGCCCTGCTCCCTTGTCCTCGTCAAGTTCGCTGAGCGTTGGGCCCCACTTCCGGGCCCAAACCTAAGGCCCACAACCACACCCAACCCTTATGCCCAACTCCTCGACTTCGGCTCCAAGCGGGGCGTCGAGCTCGGCGCCGGCTGTGGAGCCGCTGGCATGGGCTTTTACCTACTCGGTCTGACAGACGTCATCCTCACCGATATCTCTCCAGTCATGCCCGCACTGAAGCGAAACCTCAAGAACAATAAATCCGTGCTCGCCAAAACCCTAAAGCATTCCGTTCTTTACTGGAACAACGCCGATCAGATCAAGTCCCTCAAACCTCCGTACGACTTCGTTTTGGCCACCGATGTCGTCTACATCGAGGAGTCGGTGGGTCCGCTTATTTCAGCCATGGAGGCTTTGGTGTCGGACGACGGCGTCATTTTGCTAGGATACCAGCTCAGGTCCCCTGAAGCCCATAAGCTGTTCTGGGAAATGTCTGAGAAAGTGTTTGAAATTGAGAAGGTTCCCCATGAAGATTTGCACCCAGAATACGCGTACGAAGAGGCTGATGTATACATAtttaggaagaagaagaaggaggaagAGAAAATGGAAGATATCCCATGA
- the LOC115698490 gene encoding homeobox-leucine zipper protein ATHB-52, whose protein sequence is MKLICFPQKEMDFQCFDILIEETQQNQDLSKPLTGQRRTRRLTQAQVRLLETSFTNDHKLQSERKLHLASKLGLSPRQVAIWYQNRRARHKTQTVEFDYRSIQLKLEDVLVEKRRLEREVGMLKHELNRAQEMLLRVSANDGGGVRSSPVASLPSVISAPSGVDDRGSSSSLQNYYNYGTENVTELPAEELYTCLSPWP, encoded by the coding sequence ATGAAACTAATTTGTTTTCCACAAAAAGAAATGGATTTCCAGTGCTTCGACATACTTATTGAGGAGACACAACAAAACCAAGACCTGTCTAAACCACTTACAGGGCAGCGCAGAACTAGAAGGCTAACCCAAGCTCAAGTAAGGCTCTTGGAAACGAGCTTCACCAATGATCACAAGCTCCAATCGGAACGCAAGCTTCATCTTGCTTCAAAGCTTGGGCTATCCCCAAGACAGGTTGCCATCTGGTACCAGAACCGGCGAGCCCGACACAAGACACAGACAGTAGAGTTTGATTACAGAAGTATCCAACTGAAGCTGGAGGACGTCTTGGTGGAAAAGAGAAGGCTTGAGAGAGAGGTTGGGATGCTTAAACACGAGCTGAACAGGGCTCAAGAGATGCTGCTTCGTGTATCAGCCAACGATGGTGGTGGTGTCCGCTCGTCTCCCGTGGCTTCTCTTCCTTCTGTGATTTCAGCACCATCTGGTGTGGATGATCGTGGTAGTTCAAGCTCGCTTCAAAATTATTATAACTATGGAACAGAAAATGTAACTGAGTTGCCGGCGGAGGAGCTGTATACTTGCTTGTCTCCTTGGCCTTGA
- the LOC115698488 gene encoding NAC domain-containing protein 73, translated as MTRCNVEERGGVLLDQTIINASDHHHHMDDDDDEGRKDHNLIIRTCPSCGHQIKCQDKAGIHDLPGLPAGVKFDPTDQELLQHLEGKVRSETCKVHPLIDEFIPTIDGENGICYTHPQKLPGVRKDGLVRHFFHRPSKAYTTGTRKRRKVHTDEEGGETRWHKTGKTRPVFVGGRVKGYKKILVLYTNYGKQRKPEKTNWVMHQYHLGNNEEEKEGELVVSKVFYQTQPRQCGSVIKDLLNPPKNNNNLRQNDESFVEYSCNIPNSFISFDHAAQNGGTTPEISVTHFGAGSFLNS; from the exons ATGACCAGGTGCAATGTTGAAGAGCGTGGTGGAGTACTACTCGACCAAACAATCATTAATGCGtctgatcatcatcatcatatggatgatgatgatgatgaaggtCGCAAAGATCATAACCTAATCATCAGAACTTGTCCTTCATGCGGTCATCAGATCAAATGTCAAGACAAG gctgGAATTCATGATTTGCCGGGTCTACCAGCTGGGGTAAAGTTTGATCCGACAGATCAAGAGCTTCTACAACATTTGGAAGGGAAGGTACGTTCTGAGACATGCAAGGTTCACCCTCTCATAGATGAGTTCATCCCTACTATTGATGGCGAGAATGGGATTTGCTATACTCATCCACAGAAGCTGCCAG GAGTGAGGAAAGATGGCCTAGTGCGTCACTTCTTCCATAGACCTTCCAAGGCATACACGACCGGAACAAGGAAGAGACGAAAGGTCCACACGGACGAAGAGGGTGGCGAGACGCGGTGGCACAAGACCGGAAAGACCCGACCTGTTTTTGTTGGGGGAAGGGTGAAAGGGTACAAAAAGATACTTGTTCTCTACACAAACTATGGGAAGCAAAGAAAGCCTGAGAAGACCAATTGGGTTATGCACCAATACCACTTGGGCAACAATGAAGAGGAGAAAGAAGGAGAGTTAGTGGTGTCCAAAGTCTTCTATCAAACGCAGCCTAGACAATGTGGTTCGGTCATCAAAGATTTGCTTAACCCACCTAAGAATAATAACAACTTGCGACAAAACGACGAGTCCTTTGTTGAGTATTCATGCAATATTCCTAATTCTTTCATATCATTTGATCACGCTGCCCAAAATGGAGGGACCACTCCTGAAATTTCTGTCACCCATTTTGGGGCTGGTTCTTTCCTTAATTCATGA